The genomic segment ttgttattgtgtcttgttttttgtacataaaaatgaaaatacatttaGTGTTTATTGAAAGCACAGCCTTGGCATAGTTGCACATTAAAATTGTGTCTCCTTCCAGACGGTGAACTTCGACCTAACCAGGAACTACCTGGACCTGGTGGTGACCTACACTACGCTAATGATCATACTATCTCGCATTGAGGAGAGGAAAGCCATTATAGGACTTTACAACTATGCCCATGAGATGACACATGGAGCCAGGTGACTGAAATACACTCGAGAcgcgtttttaaaaaaaaaaaaatcaggacacGTCTGGGTGCTGATTCATGCTGTGCACATTGTAGTGACCGGGAGTACCCCAGGTTGGGCCAGATGATCGTTGACTATGAAAACCCAATGAAGAAGATGATGGAGGAGTTTGTTCCACATGGAAAAGTAGAGGAGCCAATTAATTTAACGTTAACGCactgctttattttctgttgaATGGAGCTGCTCATCGCTCTCCTCTCGTCTGTCTGCtcttccagtccctgtcggatGCATTGGTCAGCATGCAGATGGTCTATCCCAGGAGGAATCTCTCCGCTGACCAGTGGAGGAAtgctcagctcctctctctcatctcaGCCCCCTCCACCATGCTCAATCCTGCACAGTCAGACACTGTGAGTATAAGGACGGCCACACAGACATGTTTGAGAACGTGCATGTTCAGGCTGGTTCTCACTTCTCATGTGTCTTCAGATGCCTTGTGAATATCTGTCACTGGACACAATGGAGAAGTGGATTGTTTGTAAGTACTCATCACAACTGTCACTTGGTTCCCAGTTGCTCACATCTTCAGTCACTATTATTCATTTATCCCACTGCTTCTCGCTCCAGTTGGATTCATCCTGTGTCACGCGGTGCTGAACAGCGATGCAGCGGCGCTGTCTTTGTGGAAACTGGCTCTGCAGAGCTCCACTTGCCTCTGTCTGTTCAGGGACGAAGTTTTCCACATccacaaagcagcagaggacctgtttgtgaacatcagagGGTAAGATCGTCTGCGAATCACTATTATTTCAGAGCAGACATTATCAAACATAAGTATAATACAATCCTTATCCTCCTGTTTTTACAGGTACAACAAACGCATCAATGATATCAGAGAGTGCAAAGAACAGGCCTTGTCTCATGCGTATGTACATGTTCTTGTTACTAATCCCTTCTTCATCttccaactttttttttttatttgactgcCCCCATTTTTTAACCATCATTTTAACTTTGCTTCTACTCCTTGTCTCTCTCTGggagcctcacacacatacatcacCTTCTCTTTATCTCTTATTTagctatttcctgttttatcctTCATCCTTTACCGCCCCCCTTTGTCTCATGTCTGCTTTTATCCTCATTATTTATTCTGTCTTCCCTTTTATCTTCTTTCTCATTCTTCTGCCATCACTGCTGTCTGCTCACTGTTTTTGTCCTCTTGTGAGATTGTCCTAAAAGTGTCAAAATATAGTTTTCGCCATGATGCATGTGTGCTTTGATGCTCTGATCCGActttctccatctgtctgtaaATCTGCAGAGGCTCCATGCACAGAGAGAGACGCAAGTTCCTCAGATCAGCTCTGAAGGAGTTGGCTACTGTTTTAGCTGATCAGCCTGGACTACTAGGCCCTAAGGTAATAAAGAAAATATCACCTTCAACGCTGAAACAAAAGATTAACTTTGCGTTAGAATCCTTTTTAGAGAaactaaatgttaaaatatgttaGGCAAACTTAAAGTTAGAATAATGCCAGATGGTAAAATATTGGAAAATTATCTTCTGGCATTTCCTTTCTATGTCGTGACATCATTcgttctgtttgtgtctctatCTGTCCTGTTAGGCCTTATTTGTCTTCATGGCGTTGTCATTTGCCCGTGATGAGATCATCTGGTTACTACGCCATGCAGACAACATccagaagaaaaacacagatgactTCATAGACAAGTATGCTGGACAAAATCCATCATCTATATTTATAGCTCTAACAGCTAATTcattaattttgttttgtaatgatctgtttgtttgtgttttgttctgcaGACACATAGCCGAGTTGATCTTCTACATGGAGGAGCTCAGAGCTCATGTCAGGAAGTATGGTCCTGTCATGCAGCGATACTACGTTCAGTACTTGTCTGGTTTTGATGCTGTGGTGCTGAATGAGCTGGTGCAGGTGCGAACATGCATGTAAATCTGGTCCCAAATACAGTTCAACTGCAATATGTATGTCTGCGTTTTAAAGATCTGTAGCTATACATTACTGACAGCAGGAAAAAAACTGATTTGGAACACGTAGCAAGTCTGCCCTGATGCTGTGTCGTGACATTTCCTAGCTGTAATCTGAATCTAGGCTTCGAGTGTGGACAGTTTTCCCACTGCACTTTGTAATGAGTGCTCTGTTCTGTCTTCagaacctgtctgtgtgtccagagGATGAATCTATAATCATGTCTTCGTTCGTCAACACCATGACCTCTCTGAGTGTCAAACAAGGTAAACCATCACTTCAAGAGCTTAAAGCCAATTAGTGGTTTCTGCTTGTCCTTAGGCTAGTCGGTTTAAATTACTGTTTCACTTACATTCAGTTATGAAGCAGGAGTATGAAAAGAAACCGGTACAAACACTTAAAACTAATGAGTGGAGCTAATGATTCAGTTCAGCAGCCATGTACAGCATTAACTGTTTAGGAGCTTGTGCAGTGTTCAGTAGAATCAATTTTATTACACTCTGATTGCAACTGTTCTTTTGGTTCCAGTGGAGGATGGTGAGGTATTTGACTTCAGGGGTATGAGACTGGACTGGTTCCGATTGCAGGTAATCGCATATTGTTTGTCCTGTTACTGATAGTATAATTGACTCTTGTCTTCCGCTCGTTTGTCGTCTTCATGTTCAacctctttgtcctcctctgtgtaGGCCTACACCAGCGTCTCTAAAGCCAGTCTTGGTATTGCTGATCACAAAGAGCTTGGTAAAATGATGAATACCATCATCTTCCACACGAAGATGGTGGATTCTCTGGTGGACATGCTGGTGGAAACGTCTGACCTGTCCATCTTCTGGTAAGGCACAGTTAAGATGAACGCTCACGTGTGCATGCAAGTAGAAGCTTGTAGGATCAACCAAGACATCAAtacgttttgtgtttttgtgtgaagcTTCTATAGTCGCGCATTTGAAAAGATGTTCCAGCAGTGCCTGGAGCTTCCCTCCCAGAGCCGACATTCCAtctgctttcctctgctctgcacACACTTCATGTCCTGCACCCATGAGCTCTGCCCTGAGGAGGTAAAGCCACAGTTACAGTCTCCCTCTCTCATTAATATGAAGTAAGAGACAACAAGAATTACATTTTACTTAGAAATCACAGGCCAAAGCATCTTAAAAGTGTAGAAAACAATAGTTGCTCTATGGTGATTGCagttaaattataaaaataattaaaatttccCTGTGTCTCCTCTGTCCACTCCAGCGTCACCACATAGGCGATAGAAGCTTGTCATTGTGCAATATGTTTCTGGACGAGATGGCCAAACAGGCCCGAAACCTAATCACTGACATCTGCACTGAGCAATGTACACTTAGTGACCAGGTAAGATCCTGTACACAGAGGTAATGGACAGTGTGGACATCTTACATATCATTACACATGCTCACATTAGGTGCTCAAGTTTTCTTAAGATAAAAAAGAAACTTAAACACCTGGGCTCCTATGCAAAGCGTAATAATGCACGTCACATTAGCTTTGCAGGCCTTCGCTGATGCACGTGGTAAAAAGCTTCTTTAAACCAGGCGGTTTAAAAAAAGCTACTTTGCCACGGACATCAGCGAGGCCATGACTAATCAGTTGTCCTCATCTGATTTTCTCTCACCACTGTTGTCCCCCCTTTTCTGTGCACTAGCTGCTTCCTAAGCACTGTGCGAAAACCATCAGCCAAGCTGTAAATAAGAAGAGCAAGAAGGCGACGGGGAAGAAAGGCGAGCCGGAGAGGGAGAAACCCGGAGTGGAGAGCATGAGGAAGAACAGACTGCTGGTCACCAAGTCAGTACAAGAACAGAGGACTTAAGGGTTCTTCTTTGTTGTTCCGAGTCTCTGTTTCTTACAGTAAGTCGTGTTTAATTTTTCACCCAGCCTGGACAAACTCCACACAGCGCTATCTGAACTCTGCTTCTCCATCAACTATGTCCCCAACCTGATGGTGTGGGAGCACACGTTCACACCAAGAGAGTATCTCACCTCCCACCTGGAGATCCGATTTACCAAGTAAGACACTTGTGGTCATAATTAGTTCAGCTGCAGGTAATTCTCAAAGTGCTTAGTTTAGATGCAGCATTTGCTAAACTCTGTAAACTCAGCTGTTGCAGACATGTATAATTCAGTTATTGATTGTCAGCCTTTTTAATGTCTGTTGTAGTTTGTTGGTAATAAAGATGTTGTgtcttgtgtgtctttgtttcctgaTGGTTAAATTTCCACCTCCCTGTGACTTCAGGTCCATCGTGGGCATGACCATGTACAACCAGGCTACTCAGGAGATAGCCAAGCCCAGCGAGCTGCTGACCAGTGTCCGGGCCTACATGACTGTGCTGCAGTCTATAGAGAACTATGTGACCATCGACATCACCCGGGTCTTCAACAacgttctcctgcagcagacgcagcacCTGGACAGTCACGGGGAACCCACCATCACCAGTCTCTACACAAACTGGTTCGTTAGCCTTCAGCACTACATGGAACTATACCTCCAGGTCATATTTAACAGGGCTTCGCAGCTCAAAATCTGTAGGACTGTGGTCCATGCATTTCTTACTTTCACATTAAAAATTCATAAAAGCTTGTGTTTTTCAGATGGAAACAGTATAAATAGTGATAGAGACATGATGTCTGTGCTGTTTAGTAGaagaggtgtttgtgtgtgcaggtacCTGGAGACATTGCTCCGACAGGTCAGTAACGGACACATCGCCTACTTCCCTGCTATGAAGGCCTTTGTCAACCTGCCAACTGAGAATGAACTGACTTTCAATGCTGAGGAGTACTCGGACATCTCTGGTACAGTTACACAAGCAGCATCTAATGCTCTCACTGTGTGCATGTAATGTGGCTAGAATAATAGAATGGAGTATGTATGTGAATGCCTTTTGGTCCCAGATCAAAATCTGTGCAAGAACCATAACAGTGCACTTACACGCTTGCCCGTGTATTGATAGTTTGCTGGTGTTATTTTGCAGAGATGCGTTCCCTCTCGGAGCTGCTGGGGCCATACGGGATGAAGTTCCTCAGCGAGAGCCTTATGTGGCACATCTCATCGCAGGTCGCTGAGCTGAAGGTACGCAAACGGAGGCACGTCTCACTTTTCCATGTgacaatgattttttttttaatgccaaATGTTTGTTCACGTGTAGAAACTGGTGGTGGAGAACATGGAGGTTTTGACCCAGATGAGGACAAGCTTTGACAAACCAGATCACATGGCAGCGCTCTTCAAGAAACTCAcctgtaattacacacacactgtttctatGCATAGCCTCATCTCTACACCTGCTACACAAAGCCTTTGAGGTGCTAAATGATGTGGACGACGGCTCAtctttttctgctttcacaCTTGGCAGACACTTCTCTCAACTCTGCTGATGTAAGATGACTCTTGAATGTACATGGACATTGGTTGTTAAAGTTTTCGATGTGTGTCTAGCTGTGGACAGTGTGTTGAAGCGAATGACCATCATTGGCGTGATCCTGTCCTTCCGCTCCCTCGCTCAAGAAGCCCTCCGAGATGTAAGACTGACTGGaatagaaacaggaaacagattcATCTGCTTCTGAAGTGTCATCATGGAGGATTTCTCACAGTTTGGTCattatcttcatcatcatttctCTTCAGGTGTTATCCTGTCACATTCCTTTCCTGGTCAGTTCTGTGGAGGATTTCAAAGACCACATTCCTCGAGAAACAGACATGAAGGTAGAACCTGATCACAGACACGAGTTAAATAGGGTCTTTTTGTCTGATCCTACATTCTTCTGTTTTTCCAGGTGGCCATGAACGTTTACGAACTGTCATCAGCTGCAGGTTTACCATGCGAGATCGACCCGGCTCTGGTTGTGGCTCTGTCCTCACAAAAAAGCGGTGAGACACAAACCCAGTCGTTCATCAATGCAAACTGACTTTAGCCTCCCCACATTCCGTCTCCTAACGACaaccagcatgtgtgtgtgcagagaacATCAGTCCAGAGGAGGAGTACAAGATCGCCTGTCTGCTGATGGTGTTCGTGGCCGTTTCACTGCCAACGTTGGCCAGTAATGTGATGTCCCAGTACAGCCCTGCTATTGAAGGTAGGACATAATGTTTAACCCACcgctgacgctgcctctgtggGATTAAAAGGCTCAGCAATGTCCTCATAGACACGATGGTACCTTTTCTAGAGGCCAGCGACTCAGCCTTGATGTTGTAAACCCACTGTGAAAGATGGAATGATAACTCAATCCAAAGGGAGATTTGAAACTATAAAACAATTAAGTTGTGCATGTACGTTTGCATTCACACAGAAGGATACGAGGCCACGTTGTCATTGAACCAGTTCAGAACCCTAGAGCAGCTTAGAGTAAAACACTCCACATAGTGAGAAACATAATTTACTGCTTCAGCAGCATCAGACCCTTCTGCATCTAAATGAGATCGCCCTCCTGCCCTTCGATTGATTAACTTGCGTGAGCACGAGCCAGATCATTGTCTTTGTTAAGCCTCCTGTTTGTATCAGGAAAGTGTAAAAACAGTTTTGCTTGTTGGTGTGAGCGCTTTAACCTTTTTTCAGCACAAAAATTTATCCCCTTAATAAACCTGACTTATGGAGAGACATGTTGTTGTAGTAGGTATCAAAGAGACTTGTCACTCAGATGAATTATCAAGACACAGCTTCTTAACAACCTTGAAATGAAAGGTGCCGTTGTTGATAAGGGACGTTTGAAAAGGATAATGACTTGTAATGGGCTTCAGCGCTGTTAGTATGCAGACGGCATATAGACTAGCAATTGGCTTTGCAGCTGCACGTCTCAGCACGCGGCTCCAGCGCTGTCACGCTAAGCGTTTTGGGCAACCAGCAATTATAGGCACGTTTGATATTCACATATTTAATTTTCATCtgtctggaaaaacaaatgGGGGAAATCGTGTTTCTGTCAATTCAGTGAACGTTTAATTTCTGTATAAATGAGGAtttgtttgaaaatgtttaaaaagccATAGAGTCATAAATGAaactgcacctacagtatgtgacatcaCATGCAGGTGGCGTCCTCCTGCTCTCACtaacagtttgtgtttgctgccccctgcaggccaCTGTAACAACATCCACTGCCTGGCTAAAGCCATCAACCAGATTGCAGCTGCTCTCTTCACCATCCACAAGGGAAGCATAGAGGACCGTCTGAAAGAGTTCCTGGCTGTAAGAAGCACACGCTTTTATTTGCTCTATTTGAACATTACAAGACGCGAGACAAGAGACCTTTTCTAAACCTAATGGTGTAGAGTGATGCAACATAGATTTTTGTTGCTTTACCTGCGTTTGAGGAGATGTGATGTTTATTAATCTCCTCACTCAGGTGAACTGGAGGCACTGAAGAGTTTAGTGCCTTCCCATTTAATAAAGAGGACAAATGCTGCAGTAATGAATTTCTTCTCTGGACCCAGATGCTGTGCATGATCGCGTCTCGGCCCTTTTATTACATTTCAACGAATGTAATTGATGCAAACAAAGACTGAATTGTAATTTGCTCTGCacaattgtgtttttcttttaatctgtttGGGGATCtacactacagtatgttctaTTACTCCGCATGCCTAAATCACCGTAGATTTGAGTACTGCTTCAAACACAACTCCTGCTGGACTGACCAGATCACAGTATATTTAATGTTCCCAGTGGTACCTGGGAGGTCAGCGGTCGCTGCTTGGACCTGTCCTaatgcttgctttgtgtgtctgtgtagctgGCCTCGTCCAGCCTGCTGAAGATCGGCCAGGAGACCGATAAGATGACCACACGCAACAGGGAATCTGTCTATTTGCTGCTGGACATGGTGAGAGGAAAACACGTACACTTTGATTGCAGCACGTCTCGGCTGTGAAGTATTTAGTTTTGTGACTTTTGGACTGTGCCGTCGTTTCAGATCGTGCAGGAGTCGCCCTTCCTCACCATGGACCTGCTGGAGTCCTGTTTCCCCTACGTCCTGCTGCGTAACGCCTACCACGCTGTGTATAAACAGAGCATCAGCGCTAACGCATAGACACCGCTATCATCCTGctgtctgtcctgctgcagcagcaaataCACACTAACGACAAACTAAACACACTAAACTATGCGTGCAAAGCCTCAACGTACTATCTCGACAGCGAAAACTGTGCCGGTATGAGCACAAAAGCGTTGACACACAAGACGAAGCATTTAAACACTAAATACAGAACAAATACACTGAGCGCCAAAAGAACTTGCAGAACATCTACAACAATTGCACAAAGATCAGGACAACACTACAATTAGACAGATGCGACACAGATAACACTAGCTGGATCAAGTTGggatcagtgtttttattttaatcattgtACTTTTTCCATGATGTTGCCAGGGACCATAACCATAGCAACGCATAATAAACCAGACGTTTGGTTGGTATAGAagaacaaaatataaatatatagtatatatatagttGAACCTGAAatattctttttgttttctttttgatgaGCTTTGAGGTCTGGAGCGGCCAGCTGACAGCTTGTACGTGGTGGCGGTTTGGATGCTTGTTTTTGGGAATGCAAATGGTTCTGACGTATTGTGGgttttcttcttttgcttttCTGAAGGGCGGCGGCTGAGGACTCATACTAAGACGTGTTGCTTGTTAATGTTTACACATATTTACATACACAGGAGCTGATGTAAAACAACATACACACTAATCTTCCAGCATTTCATAGTGAACACACAAACTTGTGTAACATGgtgatattttctttttttttctagctaGTTGTAACATGAACTTTTTGTGGGTGAAGACATAATATCTGTATTCTACTTTGATGTGAACTGAACTCgtctgtttttaatgtttttgttatttttatgacgacaatgatgatgatgatgacgacaatTTGCCAAATGTGCTGACACTAAACATTGTGTATCAGGGCTTGGACGTGGTGGCGTGTTTGGGTCTTAATGGGTGAAATAACAGATGAACCTGCTCGGTGGCAACAAGCCGCAGTAAAGACACACCCGCAGTGCATCTGCAACAAATTCCCCCACTGCTGTTTTTTACCCTCCTCAATAAGACAAACTCCAGTAGGTGTGACGTAGTGAAGCCAGTACTGAATAGGATTGAAGTCTTAAGGAATCCCGTCTTCTAAACTTCCACTTTCCTTTTATTGGGGAAAGTTTTCCTTGTTCTCACATTTTTACACCGTGGTCGTTCTCCCGTAGCAGCTGTGTAACTGTGCCTTGCTTAAaggcacatcagcagcagctgttgagtGTGCATCTGCACTTTGTAGATGGACCAGCAAGGTAGAGATAGACTCTAGTGGAAGCGGTTCTACTGCAAATCCTCCTCAGCATCTGGTGAAGAGACAGAAACCTGCAATAAGACGGTGGATTTGTAAACAGCAGTTCAAGGGTCAAACTTTAGTGACGTTTCTATGTGAGCAGTTCCATTTATGTTGGTTGTCTGGGACCTTTTAGGGCAGATGACAGCTTTTACTAAGTGCAGTCTGATTCATTTTAGTTCTTAATCGAGGCTTGGCAAGGGCTacatggcacacacacacacacacacacacacacacacacacacacagacaaatgctCCTTTCATGCCAGCCCTCTGCTAATGTGTGCGTCCAGGCTCTGTCTGAGGCTCGTACTGCATCCTACTCAGTGCTGTAAGTACCATTTATAGCATGTAGCAGGAACACACTGAGGTCTAGTAAAGGAAGCGGGTTCTACTCGGTTTCTAGTGGTAGCGTGCGTTACAGGCCCGAGGACAGATCTGTGGACACATTCTGCCATTTGATGTGGAATGGTTGCTGTTCCTTTctaatttcttctttttatgTCTCTGATTCCACCGTGTAacttaaatgattaaatgaattaaaataaactTTAGGGCTGTGTCAGACCTAAGCTGTAAGTGTGTGATGCGAGTTGGTGCAAACTCCCAGCGATGAGGTGAAAAGGTGAAGCAAGGTAAGTGATCAAGTGTTGTGTTGGTGTCTCTTAActaatttagttttaattaagtaaaaaaatatattttaaactaTTAATGGTATCTGCAGCTATTGGCTGTGTTTTAAAGCCTACATTTTATCTGCAAACGTTCCATATTCTCCTGTAGTTACTGATGTTGGTTATAGAATAAACGCTACAGGAGGAAAACCTTTTCAATGGAGTTGATCGATAAAGTCAAGATGTAAAGTAACTCAGTTGTAGgtaaatgttgagataaatgTGCTTCCCAAACATTAAACCTATGTCACAGTTGAAGTCTGGACACCTGCAGAATAAACAGCAGTTACTTACGAACGGCACCAGGTGGCGCCAGAAGAACCTTGATTCAGTCAAACTTTAACATTCCAACCAGGGGTCAAATCCAGCGGACAACTTGCTGCATGTCTGTTATAAACGCAAACTTGTTTTATTACTTGCTTCACCTCCATGCCGGCTTCAGTCTATTGTGCATGTCATGCGTCTGAGATCATCAGATCATACACAGACAAGCATAAACTGTTTAAAGTTAAATAATTCagagtttgtttatttttgattGTCGTTtacttgaaaataaaaaaaaagctgggCGACATGATATGAATGTTATTTTAAAGGAATATTATTTATTTCCCcaatttatttttcagaaaCTTGCATCAGAAAATGTAATAATCAGTAAAAGTATTCGAATCCTCCAATAAGAGTTGGACTGAAGCACTGGTTTTAGGATTATTGCTGACCTTTCTCAATACTAACTCGTTTCCAGGTCCATGTCACGTTCTACTCTAATTCTAATATTCGTTTGTGTCTATGGCACTGAGATGATGGGGGACTTCTAGTCTGTCCTGAGTGTTGGCTGCTCCAGAATCCGAGCGGAGCTGGCTTCTGTCTGTGCTGAGACGTCACTGGGTCAGTGGTCCTGGCGGTTGgcgtcgtcctcgtcctcctcaggTACAGAACTCTCCAGTTTACCTGCACCAACATACAAATGGAACAAATGAACCCTGAAATACTGTGGCTGCTTTCTTCCAACGCTGTTACACTGAAATAAAGTGCTGCTTTCGTTTCGGCTGTAAAGCTGGAGACGGTCGGTCCGCTGGCAGAACGGACAGAACCATTAAAACTGCTTAATGCACAGAAACCTGCTGCCTGCTTGTGTGTGACGGCACCGCAACGCTGATTTATCAGCTCAGTACTGATCTGTGTCATCACAGAGTGAAGCTGAGTCTTAAACCGATGAGCGTCACAACCAGGCCCATCCACCACGAGGCCACCTTCAGAAGCCGCCTGCCAGAATCCAGACCCAGGTCACCAGACGCTGCTCGGATATTAGTCTGTGACGTTACAACAGGAGGAAGTGACTCATCGCTCATAAAACCTGCTCTGTGACACTTTGTCGCCCCACAGATGTTtgtgctaaaaaaaacaaacaatggagAATAATCAGACTCTAAGTGTTTCACTGTCATTTTATTCACAGCCATTTCTAAACAAACAACCGTCGACATCGAGCTTTAGATCCAGTACATGTAACTTAAATCATGGTGTGCATGGAGAGACAGATTTGTGTGAAGCAGTGAGCGAGAGTGATCAGATGAAGAGAACGAGCTcagagatggagaagcagcCGCGGCGGCTATCGTGAGACCGAGTCGGGACTGGacgcttcctgtttgtggtcacatgacaaatctgaggagggaggagaagcagcaggaagatgatggagaagcagaggccatgcagagacacagcaggaggagaaacaagAGACACGAGTTAGAGCTGTTGgttaatatgcaaatgagctgaTTTTACTAAAACTAATAATACTTTAAAACTTTGATCGTCTTTGTTCATTAAATCTTCCAGCTTATAAGTAGTTGAAGTCTTTAGTGCCTGGTGTGTTCGTCTAAAACGGCATTTACCCCCTGTACTGCTGCTCTCTGCCACTCCTCTCTCCTGATTGGCTATCTGCAGACCCGCCTCGTTCCCATTGGTTTCTTCCGGCCCGTTGTGATTGGCCCACAGTTCATAAAGCTGTGCTGtgattgggctcatcagaccaTGTGTGTCACAGAGCCCCGCCTCCAGCAGATGCTGCTCCGCCCCCTGCTGAAGCTCTGAGGAGAGGAGATCACCCCAGACAACCGGCGCCACACTTTCAGGTATTTTCTCAATTAGCACACGACAGAGGAGACATTTGCATGAAAgagaatcaaataaataaaactactaGCAGGTCAAACAAAGCAATGTGTCATTTGGTCCCAGAGGAAAAGAATCAGAATCCATACTAATTACTATAATTTGACTCTATAACTTATTTCTGGGCTCCGGTTTCTGTTGCACTAGGTTGTGTCAGCAGCTGCCGCGTTACAGTTTAGCTACTTATTTAAGGTACCTGCTTATTTTACAGTGTTAATTACTGTAGGAAGATtttaataaaatcaataataatattactaataCTTGCTGATGCATCTTTGCATATTAATCTCATTTTAACGGAAGAAAATCATCACATTTTGGTCCAAAGTCAATTTTTAGCTCAGGAgtaattcacacacacacacacacacacacacacacacacacacacacacacacacacacacacacacacacacacacacacacagccttgcggtgctataagagtggggccccaccattgacaGACTGCCTCCCTCGCCCCTCACTCTAACCACCACAAATAAAGGCACACATCTAACctctgctctaatctgaaccaaaactcaattctaaactaaaatcacatcttagtCCACACACAGGCCTTCAAAGACGTGAGGATCGGACAAAATGTTCTCACTATGGTAGGAAATATGTTTTTGGCTCCTACTTTGATGCtggtacaagtacacacacacacacacacacacacacacacactcgggaTCAATAACAGAAAAGCTTTTACTGCGTTGCCTTCCCGGCACCGGACGAAGCTGCTctctacacacgcacacacacgcgcacacacacgcgcacacacacacacacacacacacacacacacacacacacacacacacacacacacacacacactgtactgctCCTTCAGGCTGGAACGGTTCTCCCGGCCTCTGAACTGTTGTAAACGCAGCCCGTGCTGCTTTGTCTGCACATCTTTACGTGCAGGAAGCTCCTTTAACTGCGTTCTGAATTATTCACACGATACGTCCTGCAGCGATAGGAGCCATCAGGCAGGTGCTTCTGGCCGCGTGGAGTCTTCATCCGTCTCCATACATTTTCATTAAGTGGTGCTGGAGTCAGAGGCGTTGCGTGTTTTTGACTGTGCCAGCTGTTAGTGTGTGTCCACATATTGTCATTTACATGCTCTAAACAGTATGAGCTCAACTCATTATTAGAGGACGGGTCATCAGCTCACTTAGCGAGGGTTTAGAGG from the Betta splendens chromosome 15, fBetSpl5.4, whole genome shotgun sequence genome contains:
- the nckap1 gene encoding nck-associated protein 1 isoform X1, which translates into the protein MSRGVIQPSQQKLAEKLTILNDRGIGMLTRVYNIKKQGQVWKACGDPKAKPSYLVDKNLESAVKFIVRKFPAVETRNNNQQLAQLQKEKSEILKNLALYYFTFVDVMEFKDHVCELLNTIDACQVFFDITVNFDLTRNYLDLVVTYTTLMIILSRIEERKAIIGLYNYAHEMTHGASDREYPRLGQMIVDYENPMKKMMEEFVPHGKSLSDALVSMQMVYPRRNLSADQWRNAQLLSLISAPSTMLNPAQSDTMPCEYLSLDTMEKWIVFGFILCHAVLNSDAAALSLWKLALQSSTCLCLFRDEVFHIHKAAEDLFVNIRGYNKRINDIRECKEQALSHAGSMHRERRKFLRSALKELATVLADQPGLLGPKALFVFMALSFARDEIIWLLRHADNIQKKNTDDFIDKHIAELIFYMEELRAHVRKYGPVMQRYYVQYLSGFDAVVLNELVQNLSVCPEDESIIMSSFVNTMTSLSVKQVEDGEVFDFRGMRLDWFRLQAYTSVSKASLGIADHKELGKMMNTIIFHTKMVDSLVDMLVETSDLSIFCFYSRAFEKMFQQCLELPSQSRHSICFPLLCTHFMSCTHELCPEERHHIGDRSLSLCNMFLDEMAKQARNLITDICTEQCTLSDQLLPKHCAKTISQAVNKKSKKATGKKGEPEREKPGVESMRKNRLLVTNLDKLHTALSELCFSINYVPNLMVWEHTFTPREYLTSHLEIRFTKSIVGMTMYNQATQEIAKPSELLTSVRAYMTVLQSIENYVTIDITRVFNNVLLQQTQHLDSHGEPTITSLYTNWYLETLLRQVSNGHIAYFPAMKAFVNLPTENELTFNAEEYSDISEMRSLSELLGPYGMKFLSESLMWHISSQVAELKKLVVENMEVLTQMRTSFDKPDHMAALFKKLTSVDSVLKRMTIIGVILSFRSLAQEALRDVLSCHIPFLVSSVEDFKDHIPRETDMKVAMNVYELSSAAGLPCEIDPALVVALSSQKSENISPEEEYKIACLLMVFVAVSLPTLASNVMSQYSPAIEGHCNNIHCLAKAINQIAAALFTIHKGSIEDRLKEFLALASSSLLKIGQETDKMTTRNRESVYLLLDMIVQESPFLTMDLLESCFPYVLLRNAYHAVYKQSISANA